The Nicotiana tabacum cultivar K326 chromosome 14, ASM71507v2, whole genome shotgun sequence genome contains a region encoding:
- the LOC142168660 gene encoding uncharacterized protein LOC142168660 produces MKGAVENEGEELKGVVSLELLKEKMADFAKEREWDQFHTPRNLLLALVGEVGELSEIFQWKGEVPKGLPNWEEKEKEHLGEELSHVLLYLVRLSDICGIDLGIAALRKLELNAIKYPVSLSKGSSKKSTTLLCKSTTTTSTNINISNESEDGVTDDLL; encoded by the exons atGAAGGGAGCAGTAGAAAATGAAGGAGAAGAATTAAAAGGGGTGGTTAGTCTTGAACTACTGAAGGAAAAAATGGCtgattttgcaaaagaaagagagTGGGATCAATTCCATACTCCAAGAAATCTCCTTTTAGCACTG GTGGGTGAAGTGGGAGAATTGTCTGAAATATTTCAGTGGAAAGGTGAGGTCCCAAAAGGGCTACCAAATTgggaagaaaaagagaaggagCATTTAGGTGAAGAGCTCTCACATGTATTGCTTTATCTTGTCAGGCTTTCAGATATCTGTGGCATTGATCTTGGTATAGCTGCACTCAGAAAACTAGAGCTTAATGCCATTAAATACCCTGTTAGCCTTTCCAAAGGTTCATCCAAAAAAAGTACTACCCTTTTGTGCAAAAGTACAACAACAACCTCCACCAACATCAACATCAGCAATGAGAGTGAAGATGGTGTGACTGATGATCTTCTCTAA